Genomic DNA from Sulfuricurvum sp. IAE1:
GTCGAATCGTCGGATAAGCTCATTGAATGTTTTCGCCCCAAGGGAACATACCTCGGTTTTAAGCGAGGGAATCGCAATCAACAGCTGCGCCGTCGGAGCGATCATTCCGATCACGTTTGGGGTGCCGTCCAGAAGCGTTACGCGTGCCGCCGGGGCCTCGCGCCATATTGTCATCTGTTTTCCTTCGAGCGTCGTCGGGGTGCCGTGTACGGTGATTTGCATGTGTACTCCTTATCGTAAAAAAATAAGAGTGCAAAAGAGATTCCATAAACTGCCTATTTTTTATCCATTTGAACGATGATTCGTTGCTTTTTTTTGTACTACAATTTCCCATATCCTAAAAAAGAATGCGCCATGATGACTTTTGATGCCAATATTCCGAACCGTGAAGAGTGCCATACCTGTTCGCTCACGTTCGCGTACAAAGAGATCAATCTTCTTTATGAAGTGGCGGTGATGCTGACCAGCACGACCGATATCCACGAAAGCGTCGAAAAAGCGATGCGCCGACTCAAACAGCACGGCTATCTCGAACGGTGCGCCCTGTTCCGCAAAAAAGAGGACGCGGACGAACTTGAACTGCTGATTTCGATCGACCTCGAACCGTATCAGAAAAAAATGGCCACATACCGCTTCGGCGAGGGAGCAACGGGGCTTGCCGCCCAAAGCCGTGAACCGATCGTCATCGAAAACATCCACAATAACATCAATTATCTCAACAAAATGGGCAACATTTCGACCCAAATGGTCTCTTACGTAGCCGTTCCGCTGATGCAAGACGATGAAGTGATCGGCGTCATATCGGCCAATATCGGGAAAAACAGCCCGCTCAATTTTGACGAAATCGTCCGGATGCTCACGATTGTCGGGTCGCTTTTTGTCGGTGCGCTCAAGGTACAGCAAACCATAACAAAAGAGAAAGAATCGCTAAGCGAACTCAAAACGTACTACAAAGAAGAGATGCAAAAAGATTATAAATTCGAAAATATAGTCGGGCGTTCGACGCGGATGCAGCAGGTGTTTTCGATGATCAATACCGTTGCCCCCACCGATGCGACGATTCTTATCCGCGGAGAAACGGGAACGGGAAAAGAACTCATCGCCACCGCGATACACAACCTGAGCCGACGCCAAAACGGCCCTTTCATCAAACTAAACTGCGCCGCCATCAGCGAAACGCTGCTGGAAAGCGAACTTTTCGGACACGAAAAAGGGGCTTTTACCGACGCACGGGAAATGCGCAAAGGGCGCTTTGAACTCGCTGACGGCGGAACCTTGTTTCTCGATGAGATCGGCGATATTACTCCTTCTTTACAGGTGAAACTGCTGCGTATACTGCAAGAACAGGAATTCGAACGGGTCGGCGGCACAAAAACGATCCGTACCAATGTCCGGCTTGTCGCGGCAACAAACCGAAACCTCGAAGAGATGGTGCGTAAAGGGGAATTCCGCGAAGACCTTTTTTATCGTCTGAATGTCATCCCGATCAACCTCCCCCCGCTGCGGGAGCGCTACGAAGACGTCAAACTGCTGATCGAGCACTATTTGCAGAAATTTATGAAAGAGCACCGCAAGACGATGCATTTCACCAAGCCGGCGATGGAGCTGCTGCTTGATTATCCGTGGCCGGGAAATATCCGTGAGCTGCAAAATACTATGGAGCGGATCGTGCTCATCTGTCCGGACGGGGAGATACAGCCGGAAATGCTGAGCCACGTTCTGCCGTTCAATTACCAAAAGCTCTACATGCAAAACGACATCCCTGTATCTCCGTCCGCTTCGGCGGTGCCGGCAAAAGAGCTTCCCAGCGGCCCGATAACCAAAAAGACGCTACAGGAACTTGAGAAAGAATCGATCATCCAGGCGTTGATCGACTCGCACGGAATTCAGACCAAAGCAGCCCGTTCATTGGGGATGACCGCCCGCCAGATCGGCTATAAAATCAAACAGTACGGGATTGAGGTATAAGTTTTAGCCCATGTCGATACGGACGCAGTTTTTACCGTCCGATTTTGCACGGTAAAGGGCTTTGTCGGCACGCTCGAACACACTTTCGAGGTCTTCTTCCGGACGAACCGATGCAAGACCGAAACTGCAGGTGACGTGCACGATCGTCTCGAAACTGTGCTCGTCTATTTTTTTACGTATCTGTTCGGCCACTTTCATCACGGCCATCGGATCGGAGTAGCGCTGCAAGATGGCAAATTCTTCCCCTCCCCAGCGTACGAACGTATCGGTTTTCCGGATCGAAGCGCCGATGAGTTCGGCAAGTTGCTTGAGCACCGAGTCTCCGACATTGTGTCCGAACGTGTCGTTGATGCTTTTGAAGTTGTCGACGTCGAGCAGCAGCAGATAGAGCGAATAATCCTGCGTTTTCGAATGTTTTTGATACGACTGAAACACCTCTTCAAACAGTCTGCGGTTACCGATCCCCGTCAGCGTGTCGGTCGTTGCCATTTTCAACAGCCCCTTCTCGCCCTCTCCGACGAGTCCCATCAGTGAATCGATCACCGTGTAGTCGTGTTTGACCATCGGGGTGATTTGCCGGTAACAAAGTGACATCAGGCGGTGTTTGTCGATAATTCCCAGAACGTTTTTGCCTTTTGCCGCGACAATTTTGTCGTAGGGCAGCTCTTCGATCGCTTCGATTACGTCGGATATCTGGGTATCGGCATCAAAAGTTTCGACGGGAGAGGTCATGAAATCGCGGATCGGAAGCCCGAGGTTGTCGCTGTCATGTATGACGCGGACGATATCCCTGAGGGTGACGATCCCGACATGGGCCGACCGACGGGTTACGATGACCGCATCGTCGTCGTTGCGCGAGAAAAATTCCAGCAGGTTTTGGACGATCGTATCCCCCTCGAATCTCGGACAATCCGCCGAAGAGGGAAAAAGGTCTCCGATCCGCGTAGATGGGGTAATGGCCGATAATTCAGGATTCATTCAATCTCTTTCGACGCTCTTTACGTAATATTTTAGGTTAATATCGGTGAATTGCTGTCATTATATCAGAGATTTGGCAACATGCGCTGAAATCGGTCGAAATGACCGGATGCAATGAAAAGAACGGGATCGGCAGAGGTGCCGAATCACTCCCCGAGGCGCTTGGCGACGACTTCGGAAGGGAATTTTTTGACGCAGGGCTCAATGTACCAGGTTTCGCCGTTACTGAGTTTAACTTCGCCGCCCCAGCGCTCCTCGCTATCGAATTCGGATTTGACAATCGTCTCTTCCATGTCTTTTTTGGCGACGTAAAACGAAATCGCCCCCGTTGAATCGTAACGCAGCATAACCTTGGCCATTGCAGCTCCTTTATATTCTATAATATTAATCTGCGCCGGACGCAAACCGAGTCTTTACATGCATTTATTGTGCATGGAAAAAACGGCGGATCCGATGCCACCACTCTGCCGATACGGTCCCTTCGAACGTGATTCGCAAAAATGTTCCGGCGAGACGGCGAAGGATCGTATCGACTTTGTAATGTCTGTCGTCCCGGACAGGGAAATCGCTGCGATAGTGGGCTCCCCTGCTCTCTTCGCGCGCCATTGCCGCCATCACCATCGCTTCGGCTACGCTTAGCGAGTTGCGAAATTCGAGTATGGAGAGAAGTTCGACGTTGTCGGAGCGTTCTTTGTTGACGCAGCACACTCCTGAAGACATTTTCATCAGGTAGTGGATGTACTCAAGTGCGTCGGCCAACGAGTCGTGCGTTCGGAATATTCCCGCATTAACGTACAAATTATTCCCCAGATTGCGCCGCATCGTATTGATGTTGAACCGGTTCTCCCCGTCAAGTATCATACCTATGTAGCGTGATTCCCGATCCACCTGCGCGTAGTCGATGGGCTGAAATTCATGTTTGCGGGCCACCCTGGCCGCTTCAATCCCTGCAACCCTTCCGAAATAGGCCGCTTCGAGAAGACTGTTCCCGCCGAGCCTGTTGGCACCGTGTACCCCGTTATAGGCGCATTCCCCGCAGGCGAAAACACCCGGAATATCGGTCGACGTGTCGGCGCGGCTCCAGATCCCTCCCATAGTATAATGGGCTGCGGGGGTAATCGGAAGAAGTTCGGTCGTGATGTCGATTCCCGCACCGTTGAGGGCGTGTTTGCGGGCGGATGGGAGTTTTTTCTCGATCAATTCCTCCCCAAGATGGCGGAAGTCGAGATAAACGCTGTGCCCTGCGTTCCGGTGCTCCATTATGGCGCGTGAGAGTCGGTCGCGCGTTGCGAGCTCGTCGGTAAAACGGGTTCCCGTTTCATCAACGATATGGGCCCCCTCTCCTCTGGCCGCTTCGCTGATAAGGATACCGTTGAGCGTCGTGGGATGGAACTGTACGAACTCCATGTTCGCCAGCCTCATTTTTGCCCGTAATGCGACGGCAAGTGCATCCCCGCTCGATTCTTGCGAATTTGTCGAGTGACCGCGGTAGATACCGGCATACCCTCCGGCCGCAAGCACCAGTGATTTGCACGCAAACGCGATCACCTGGGAATCGCGGCGCCGCAGAAGAATGACGCCGGAGAGCTTTTCCTTGAACGTCGCGATCGAGAGCATGACGTGACCGGGGAAAATATTGACCCCTTCCTTGCGACACTGCATCAGCAGCGTCTGGGTAATCGCCGCTCCGGTTTTATCGGCGATATAGCAGGTGCGCGACGCATTGGTCCCCCCGAACGGTCTTTGCGCGATTTCACCGTCTTCACGGCGATCGAAATTGACCCCCATCTCCGAGAGCTCCCGTATCACCTCTTCCGCCCCCGTAACCATCGGGCTTACGACGCTAAAACGCCCCAATTCGTCGGCCCCTCTGAGCGTATCGGCGATGTGGTCGCGGTACGAATCGCGGCGGGTTGAGTGCAATACGGCATTGATACCCCCCGACGCTACGGCTGAATTCGACCGCAGGAGACTGCTTTTGCAAATCAATGCAACGCTCAATCCCGAACGACGGGCATACAGCGCGGCATAGAGCCCTGAAATGCCGCTTCCGACAACGACGACGTCATAAAGCATACGAATCCTTTATCAGACTTTGCATAGCGATTGCCGGTGCGGCGCCCAGATAACCGAGTACCGCGTTGTCGCTGACGTGCGAGGGATCTACCGCACCGAACACCGTACTGATCGCTCCGGCGCTGCGGGCAAACTGCAACGCACTGGCGACATCGGTTAGGGGGACCGTATTGAGTAGCTCGGCGATTTTCGGCGTGAACGGGCGTTTGAACAGATTTTTCTGCAGCAAAGGCGATGACCCGATCATGCTTATCTCGAATCGAGCACAGGCGTGCATCAGAGGATAGTAGAGTCCGTCATCGCACCGTTGGTTCGCATAGGCCATGGCGTGAGGCTTGGCAAGGTTGAAAGGAGATTGCAGGTATTTAAAACCGTGGTTGTCCCCTCCGACGCGGCGGGCGATTTCGATTAACGCATACAGCGATACGTATTCAGTGTGATTTTCTTCGTACAAAAAACCGTTCCACGACGCAACGCCGTACGAGACGATTTTACCCTCCGATCGCAGCGCTTCGAATTCGCGGAATGCCTCTTCGCATCGGTAGTAAAACGTATCGCGGTCGATGTAGCCGAGCTGGGTTTCGGGATTGTGAAGATAGAAAATGTCTATAGTGTCCATTTCAAGATTTTTAAGCGACTGTTCGCAACTCCAGCGCAGATAGGCCCGGCTCATGCAGTGCTGATCGATAATGATTTCGTCTTTCTCCGCCAATCCCGCATCCACGATATGACTCTGGATCCATCCGTAAGGATTGTCCGGAAACGGGAAATCAAGAGGTATGAATCCCGCTTTGGAAGCGATTATGATCTCGTCGCGTTTGATTTCCCCGGCTTGAAACATCGGAGCGACCGCTTCGGCGATTTCGCGCTCGCTGATCTGGTAGCGGTAGTTGATCGCCGTGTCGATCAGGTTGATTCCGTTTCGGAGTGCCGTCTGGACCGCCGCTGCGAAATTGATGATGTAGTTGTCCTCTTTGTAGGGTTCGGGTTTATAGGTTCCCAGCCCCAGCGAAGGGAAAAAGAGTTCGCCGTTGAACCGGTAAAAATCTTTTGAATACTTCCCGAATTTCTTGAGGTATCTGAACGTCCCCTCTTTGGTTGCATGGTTCATCAGATCACCAGGACTCTTAGATTGGCTTTTAGCTTGAATTTGAGCATGTCTTCGATTCCCGCTAGCGTGGTGGTGGTGTTCATCGAACAGCTCATGCATTCCCCTTTGTATTTAATATACAGCTCGTATCCGCCCTCGATTTCTTTAAGATCGACGAGTTCGACGTCCCCGCCGTCAGCTTTGAGGGTCGGTCGAATGTACTCTTCGAGAATCGACTCGATCGTCTTGATTTTCTGAACGAGGCTCATTGCGTTGAAATCGCCGTCGGCTTTAGCTTCTTTGATCTTTTTGCTGATCGCTTCTTTTTCGAGTTCCTCTTTCACTTCGGCGAGAAGATCGACGAGATAGAGATCTTTTTTCTCGTGCCCTCCGGGTTTGACGCACGATTTGCAAAAGCCCCCGGCCTTGGTGTAATCGACGATTTGTTCGATAGAATCGAGTTTGTTGAGGCGGATTACCTCTTTGAGTGTGTCCAGGCTCACACGGGCGCATTCACAGACGATGAATTCGGTCTCGAACTCGCTCATATCAACCCCCTTGTACAGGGATGCCGCTTTTTTTATCACGTCATACGCCATAACCGAACAGTGCATTTTTTGCCCCGGTACCGCCGGGATATCCGGGTCGTCGCGCAACGCTTTTTCGACGTCTATGTTGGTAATTTTCAGAGCCTCGTCCACCGTTTTTTCCATGCACAGCTCGGCCATCATGTCCGAACTGGCGATCGCAGTGCCGCAGCCGAAACTTTTGAACCGGCTTTTCACGATGACGTCGTTCTTGGGATCGATGAGCCAATACAGCCGTACCGCATCGCCGCAGCTTTCCGCTCCGAAATCGGCGATAATGAGCTGTTTGGATTCTTTGTCGGCCTCTTCCTGGGTGATCTCGCCCATGTTTACCGGGTCGTTCATCCGCCGCTGCACTTCCGATGAATATTCTTCCCATAACGCTCCGCCGATCAGTGTATCGCGTGCCATGTGGTTGCTCCTTGCTAGTAACGATGTTGTGCGAAAGAGGTTGCAAACCCCGTTCTTGTATTTATAAGACATTTTTGTCGCATCCATTCCCTGGAACGGCTTATGCAGCATGATGATCCGGTTACGTTGTTTCGAATGAATCGATTGCCTATTTAATCATCAGCGGATGGATGAATGGGGGAGCGTATTCGAAATATAATGACGAAACATTTTATTCAAAGGGGTCCGCCATGGTCCAGATTACCGCCGTATTTAACAAACACTGTCTTAATGACGTTCTGCGTGAACTGTTCGACAACCTGATCGAAGGAGTCACCGTTATGGATGTGATCGGAAAAGGCTCGCTTGGCATTGCCGAAAAAAACAATGCACCCGATCTTTATCCCAAAGTGATGATCATCATCGTCGTTTCCGACGACAAACACAAAGAGATCGCAATGGAGTGCATCCGTTCCCATACACAGGATTTGGGGCACGGCGCGGGCAAAATGTGGATCACTCCGGTTTTGGAAGTCGAACGGATCCGTACGGGAGAGAAAGATGAAACCGCATTGACACAGCCGACACCGCGCGCCACCAGCAAAAGCAACACGTTCTTCACTGCCGTCGATACCCCCTCGAGCTGATTTCCTTCCGCAGGAGACGCGCTTCGCGTCTTCGCCGCGCTATTATCAAACCGCAAGTTTAAGCGCGCTATAATTGCAAAAAATTTTGAGCAAGGACTTTGTTTTGAGAAGTCATTTTTGTACCGAACTATCAGACGCCGATATCGGCCAGGAGGTCGTACTGTGCGGCTGGGCTAACAGCTATCGTGACCACGGGGGGATCGTATTCATCGACCTTCGCGACAAAAGCGGGCTGATCCAGCTCGTTTGTGACCCTGCCGACAACGCACATGCCCACAAAGTGGCGAGCGAAGTACGAGACGAATTCGTCCTCATCGCCAAAGGGCGCGTCCGTGCCCGTGGCGAAGGGCTGGCCAATCCGCGTCTCAAAACCGGATCGATCGAAGTCGTCGTAGAGGATCTGGTGATCGAAAACCGTTCCGAGCCGGTCCCGTTCGTCATCGGCGACAACAGCGTCGGCGAAGAGACCCGCCTTAAATACCGTTACCTTGACCTGCGCAATCCGAATGCGTTCGAAACGTTTAAAATGCGTTCCAAAGCGGCGATTGCCGCACGCAATGTACTCGATTCGCTTGGATTCTTGGAGGTCGAAACCCCGATCCTCACCAAATCGACTCCGGAAGGTGCGCGTGACTACCTCGTTCCCAGCCGTGTTCACGAGGGTGAGTTCTACGCCCTTCCCCAGTCTCCACAGCTGTTCAAGCAGCTGCTGATGGTCGGCGGCTTTGACCGTTACTTCCAGATCGCCAAATGTTTCCGCGACGAAGACCTGCGCGCCGATCGCCAGCCCGAGTTTACCCAGATCGACGTTGAGATGAGTTTCTGTAACCAAGAAGACGTCATCCGCGTCGCCGAAGAGCTGATCAAAGGGATGTTCGCTGCGGCGGGGCATGAAGTCCATATCCCTTTCAACCGCATCAAATACAACGATGCGATGGAACTTTACGGTTCGGACAAACCCGATCTGCGCTATGACCTCAAAATGGTCGACGTCATCGACATTTTCGCCCGCTGCGACAACGAGATCTTCACGAGTATCGCCGCCAACCCGAAAATGAACCGGATCAAAGCACTCCGCGTACCGGGTGCCGATCTTGTCTTTTCCAAGCGCGAAATGAAAAGCTTCGAGGATTTCGTCCGCAAATTCGGAGCAAAAGGGCTCGGATATTTCCAGATGAAAGAAGACGGTCTCAAAGGGCCGCTGGAGAAATTCTTCACTCCTGAAGATCTCCAACTCCTCGTAGAACGTACCGGCATGGAAGTGGGCGACGTCGTCTTCTTCGGTGCGGGGGACAAAAAAACCGTCTGGGATTACATGGGGCGCTTCCGTATCTTTATCGCCGAGCACGAGAAGATGAACCTGATCGACAAAGACCGCTTCGAATTTGTGTGGGTCGTCGATTTCCCGATGTTCGAGATCGAAGACGGCCGTGTAAAAGCCCTTCACCACCCGTTCACGATGCCGCGTGACCTGAACCACGAACATATCGAGGATATCGAGTCGATCGCGTACGACATCGTCCTCAACGGTACCGAACTCGGCGGCGGATCGATCCGTATCCATAAACAGGCACTGCAGGAAGAGATTTTCAAGCTTCTCGGCATCGGCGAAGAAGAGGCCCAGGAGAAATTCGGCTTCCTCCTCGACGCGCTCAAATTCGGAGCGCCTCCGCACGGCGGATTTGCGATCGGTTTTGACCGCTTCATGATGCTCTTGTCGAAAAAAGACTCTATCCGTGACGTCATCGCATTCCCGAAAACCCAAAAAGCGTCGTGCATCATGACCGACGCACCAAGCCCGGTAGAAATCACGCAGCTGCGTGAACTGCACATTCGCCTCCGCGAAAGCGCCAAATAAGCATGAAAAAACTTTTTCTCATCATCGGCGCTCCGGGTTCGGGAAAAACGACCGATGCGGCGATGATCGCCGAGCGCAACACCCAGACCGTGGCCCACTACTCGACCGGCGATCTGCTACGCGCCGAAGTCTCCAGCGGAAGCGAACGGGGACGCGTTATCGACAGTTTCATCAGCAAAGGGCTGATCGTCCCGATCGATATCGCCATCGAGACGATCACGGGCGCGATCAAGGCTTCTGCGGCTGATGTCATCCTCTTCGACGGCTATCCCCGTTCATTTGAGCAGATGAGTGAATTGGACAAGTTTCTCTCTTCCGATGACTCTATCGAACTCGTCAGCGTCATCGAGGTCGTCGTCAGCGAAACGGTTGCGCGAGACCGCGTTCTCGGTCGCGCACGCGGTGCGGATGACGATGAAAAAGTGTTCAACAACCGGATGAAAGTCTATACCGATCCCCTGCCGGAGATTCAACGCTTCTACGAAGCCAAAGGTGTGCTCCGCAAGATTGACGGCGAACGCGGTATCGAAGCTATCGTCGACGATATGGAAACTTTCATCAAATCAAAAATCTAAATTAATAGGAAATAATATGAAAATTATTCTTTTGGGAGCGCCGGGTGCCGGCAAAGGTACTCAGGCACAGTTTTTGACCAAAGCGTTCGACATCCCCCAGATTTCCACGGGCGACATGCTCCGCGCGGCTATCAAAGCGGGAACGGAACTCGGAGTTCTGGCCAAATCGTTCATGGATGCGGGCAAACTGGTTACCGACGACATTATCATCGGACTGGTCAAAGAACGGATCAAAGAGGAAGATTGCCGCAACGGCTTTTTGCTTGACGGGTTCCCCCGCACCGTTCCCCAGGCAGACGCACTCAAAGAAGCCGGCGTAGCCATCGATGCGGTCATCGAAATCGACGTTCCCGATAACGTTATCGTCGAACGTATGTCGGGGCGTCGCGCACACCTTGCATCCGGGCGTACTTACCATGTCGTCTACAACCCTCCAAAAGTAGAAGGCAAAGACGACGTTACGGGTGAAGACCTGGTTCAGCGCGACGACGACAAAGCCGAAGTGGTTCTTGACCGTCTGCGCGTTTATCATGAGCAGACCGCGCCGCTGGTCGGATACTACAAAACCCTATCCGCCGCCGACTCCTCGGTGAAATACATCACGATCGACGGAACGCAGCCCATCGATACGGTTGAAAAAGAGATCCTCGAGCGCCTCAAATAATTCCTCCTTTCCCGCCTTGCGGGAATCTCATGTTATAATCGCTTCATGAAAACACCTCATTTTTATGCCGTCATCATCGGATCGGAGATTCTCAACGCCCGCCGTATCGACAAACATTTCACCTTCGTTCGCGATGCCCTTCTCGCACGCGGTCACGCACTCTTCGCATCGATGATCATCAAAGACGATTCCCGCCTCATCCGCGATACGTTCACGATGGTTCGCAACGATCCCGATGCTGTCATGTTCAGCTTCGGAGGGATCGGTTCGACCCCCGATGACCTGACGCGCGCGATCGCCGCAGAGGTGTTCGGCGACGGTAAACTCTACCCTCACGATAAGTTTCGTTCGGATATTGTCGAGCGCTTCGGCGATGCGGCCTATCCCCACCGGATTCACATGGCGGACCTTCCGCGAGACGCAGGCCTGCTGCACAACGTCATCAACAACATGTCGGGATTTTTTTTGCAGGAGCGTTATTTTTTCATGCCGGGTTTTCCCGAAATGTCCCATCCCATGGTGAACGAGGCGCTCGATCGCTTCTATCCCCGCTCCCAACCGACCTTCCGTAAAACGCTGATTGCCCAGACAAGCGAAAACACGCTGATCGATGTGATGAAGCGGTTGCCCGAATCGGTCGATTTCTCCTCGCTTCCGATGCTCAAAGAGGGAATGGCGAGTGTAGAAATTTCGGTAGCTTCGAGTGACGAAGAGGAGAGCCGGCACTGCCTCGAGCTTTTTGTCACGTTTCTCGAAAACCAAAAAATAGATTACGAATTAATCTAAACAATAAAAAATAAATTATATTTTTGTTATGCCGATATATGCTTA
This window encodes:
- a CDS encoding sigma-54-dependent Fis family transcriptional regulator produces the protein MMTFDANIPNREECHTCSLTFAYKEINLLYEVAVMLTSTTDIHESVEKAMRRLKQHGYLERCALFRKKEDADELELLISIDLEPYQKKMATYRFGEGATGLAAQSREPIVIENIHNNINYLNKMGNISTQMVSYVAVPLMQDDEVIGVISANIGKNSPLNFDEIVRMLTIVGSLFVGALKVQQTITKEKESLSELKTYYKEEMQKDYKFENIVGRSTRMQQVFSMINTVAPTDATILIRGETGTGKELIATAIHNLSRRQNGPFIKLNCAAISETLLESELFGHEKGAFTDAREMRKGRFELADGGTLFLDEIGDITPSLQVKLLRILQEQEFERVGGTKTIRTNVRLVAATNRNLEEMVRKGEFREDLFYRLNVIPINLPPLRERYEDVKLLIEHYLQKFMKEHRKTMHFTKPAMELLLDYPWPGNIRELQNTMERIVLICPDGEIQPEMLSHVLPFNYQKLYMQNDIPVSPSASAVPAKELPSGPITKKTLQELEKESIIQALIDSHGIQTKAARSLGMTARQIGYKIKQYGIEV
- a CDS encoding diguanylate cyclase; the protein is MNPELSAITPSTRIGDLFPSSADCPRFEGDTIVQNLLEFFSRNDDDAVIVTRRSAHVGIVTLRDIVRVIHDSDNLGLPIRDFMTSPVETFDADTQISDVIEAIEELPYDKIVAAKGKNVLGIIDKHRLMSLCYRQITPMVKHDYTVIDSLMGLVGEGEKGLLKMATTDTLTGIGNRRLFEEVFQSYQKHSKTQDYSLYLLLLDVDNFKSINDTFGHNVGDSVLKQLAELIGASIRKTDTFVRWGGEEFAILQRYSDPMAVMKVAEQIRKKIDEHSFETIVHVTCSFGLASVRPEEDLESVFERADKALYRAKSDGKNCVRIDMG
- the nifT gene encoding putative nitrogen fixation protein NifT translates to MAKVMLRYDSTGAISFYVAKKDMEETIVKSEFDSEERWGGEVKLSNGETWYIEPCVKKFPSEVVAKRLGE
- a CDS encoding L-aspartate oxidase, producing the protein MLYDVVVVGSGISGLYAALYARRSGLSVALICKSSLLRSNSAVASGGINAVLHSTRRDSYRDHIADTLRGADELGRFSVVSPMVTGAEEVIRELSEMGVNFDRREDGEIAQRPFGGTNASRTCYIADKTGAAITQTLLMQCRKEGVNIFPGHVMLSIATFKEKLSGVILLRRRDSQVIAFACKSLVLAAGGYAGIYRGHSTNSQESSGDALAVALRAKMRLANMEFVQFHPTTLNGILISEAARGEGAHIVDETGTRFTDELATRDRLSRAIMEHRNAGHSVYLDFRHLGEELIEKKLPSARKHALNGAGIDITTELLPITPAAHYTMGGIWSRADTSTDIPGVFACGECAYNGVHGANRLGGNSLLEAAYFGRVAGIEAARVARKHEFQPIDYAQVDRESRYIGMILDGENRFNINTMRRNLGNNLYVNAGIFRTHDSLADALEYIHYLMKMSSGVCCVNKERSDNVELLSILEFRNSLSVAEAMVMAAMAREESRGAHYRSDFPVRDDRHYKVDTILRRLAGTFLRITFEGTVSAEWWHRIRRFFHAQ
- a CDS encoding aldo/keto reductase — encoded protein: MNHATKEGTFRYLKKFGKYSKDFYRFNGELFFPSLGLGTYKPEPYKEDNYIINFAAAVQTALRNGINLIDTAINYRYQISEREIAEAVAPMFQAGEIKRDEIIIASKAGFIPLDFPFPDNPYGWIQSHIVDAGLAEKDEIIIDQHCMSRAYLRWSCEQSLKNLEMDTIDIFYLHNPETQLGYIDRDTFYYRCEEAFREFEALRSEGKIVSYGVASWNGFLYEENHTEYVSLYALIEIARRVGGDNHGFKYLQSPFNLAKPHAMAYANQRCDDGLYYPLMHACARFEISMIGSSPLLQKNLFKRPFTPKIAELLNTVPLTDVASALQFARSAGAISTVFGAVDPSHVSDNAVLGYLGAAPAIAMQSLIKDSYAL
- a CDS encoding iron-sulfur cluster assembly scaffold protein, which gives rise to MARDTLIGGALWEEYSSEVQRRMNDPVNMGEITQEEADKESKQLIIADFGAESCGDAVRLYWLIDPKNDVIVKSRFKSFGCGTAIASSDMMAELCMEKTVDEALKITNIDVEKALRDDPDIPAVPGQKMHCSVMAYDVIKKAASLYKGVDMSEFETEFIVCECARVSLDTLKEVIRLNKLDSIEQIVDYTKAGGFCKSCVKPGGHEKKDLYLVDLLAEVKEELEKEAISKKIKEAKADGDFNAMSLVQKIKTIESILEEYIRPTLKADGGDVELVDLKEIEGGYELYIKYKGECMSCSMNTTTTLAGIEDMLKFKLKANLRVLVI
- a CDS encoding P-II family nitrogen regulator codes for the protein MVQITAVFNKHCLNDVLRELFDNLIEGVTVMDVIGKGSLGIAEKNNAPDLYPKVMIIIVVSDDKHKEIAMECIRSHTQDLGHGAGKMWITPVLEVERIRTGEKDETALTQPTPRATSKSNTFFTAVDTPSS
- the aspS gene encoding aspartate--tRNA ligase — translated: MRSHFCTELSDADIGQEVVLCGWANSYRDHGGIVFIDLRDKSGLIQLVCDPADNAHAHKVASEVRDEFVLIAKGRVRARGEGLANPRLKTGSIEVVVEDLVIENRSEPVPFVIGDNSVGEETRLKYRYLDLRNPNAFETFKMRSKAAIAARNVLDSLGFLEVETPILTKSTPEGARDYLVPSRVHEGEFYALPQSPQLFKQLLMVGGFDRYFQIAKCFRDEDLRADRQPEFTQIDVEMSFCNQEDVIRVAEELIKGMFAAAGHEVHIPFNRIKYNDAMELYGSDKPDLRYDLKMVDVIDIFARCDNEIFTSIAANPKMNRIKALRVPGADLVFSKREMKSFEDFVRKFGAKGLGYFQMKEDGLKGPLEKFFTPEDLQLLVERTGMEVGDVVFFGAGDKKTVWDYMGRFRIFIAEHEKMNLIDKDRFEFVWVVDFPMFEIEDGRVKALHHPFTMPRDLNHEHIEDIESIAYDIVLNGTELGGGSIRIHKQALQEEIFKLLGIGEEEAQEKFGFLLDALKFGAPPHGGFAIGFDRFMMLLSKKDSIRDVIAFPKTQKASCIMTDAPSPVEITQLRELHIRLRESAK
- a CDS encoding adenylate kinase, whose protein sequence is MKKLFLIIGAPGSGKTTDAAMIAERNTQTVAHYSTGDLLRAEVSSGSERGRVIDSFISKGLIVPIDIAIETITGAIKASAADVILFDGYPRSFEQMSELDKFLSSDDSIELVSVIEVVVSETVARDRVLGRARGADDDEKVFNNRMKVYTDPLPEIQRFYEAKGVLRKIDGERGIEAIVDDMETFIKSKI
- the adk gene encoding adenylate kinase, with product MKIILLGAPGAGKGTQAQFLTKAFDIPQISTGDMLRAAIKAGTELGVLAKSFMDAGKLVTDDIIIGLVKERIKEEDCRNGFLLDGFPRTVPQADALKEAGVAIDAVIEIDVPDNVIVERMSGRRAHLASGRTYHVVYNPPKVEGKDDVTGEDLVQRDDDKAEVVLDRLRVYHEQTAPLVGYYKTLSAADSSVKYITIDGTQPIDTVEKEILERLK
- a CDS encoding molybdopterin-binding protein, which gives rise to MKTPHFYAVIIGSEILNARRIDKHFTFVRDALLARGHALFASMIIKDDSRLIRDTFTMVRNDPDAVMFSFGGIGSTPDDLTRAIAAEVFGDGKLYPHDKFRSDIVERFGDAAYPHRIHMADLPRDAGLLHNVINNMSGFFLQERYFFMPGFPEMSHPMVNEALDRFYPRSQPTFRKTLIAQTSENTLIDVMKRLPESVDFSSLPMLKEGMASVEISVASSDEEESRHCLELFVTFLENQKIDYELI